A region from the Pseudomonas promysalinigenes genome encodes:
- a CDS encoding ArsR/SmtB family transcription factor, protein MRAYSHPNPEDLILERVLYALSDPVRLGIVRHLAGVAEASCGELDGGRPKSSMSHHFRVLRDAGLVHTRNVGTTHMNSLRADMLDERFPGLLDCILRQK, encoded by the coding sequence ATGCGAGCCTACTCACACCCCAACCCTGAAGACCTGATTCTCGAACGCGTGCTTTATGCGTTGAGCGACCCCGTGCGCTTGGGCATTGTCCGCCATTTGGCCGGTGTGGCAGAGGCCAGTTGTGGCGAACTTGATGGCGGGCGGCCCAAGTCGAGCATGTCGCACCATTTTCGCGTTTTGCGCGACGCCGGGTTGGTGCACACCCGCAATGTAGGCACCACGCACATGAACTCACTGCGCGCCGACATGCTCGACGAACGCTTCCCAGGCTTGCTGGACTGCATCTTGCGGCAGAAGTGA
- a CDS encoding NADH:flavin oxidoreductase/NADH oxidase: protein MSALFQPYSLKDVTLRNRIAVPPMCQYLAEEGLINDWHQVHYAGLARGGAGLLVVEATAVAPEGRITPGCAGIWSDAHAQAFVPVVQAIKAAGSVPGIQIAHAGRKASANRPWEGDDHIAAEDARGWDTIAPSAVAFGANLPKVPREMTLDDIARVKQDFVDAARRARDAGFQWIELHFAHGYLGQSFFSEHSNQRTDAYGGSFENRSRFLLETLAAVREVWPENLPLTARFGVLEYDGRDQQTLEESIELARLFKAGGLDLLSVSVGFTVPETNIPWGPAFMGPVAERVRREAGLPVTSAWGFGTPQLAEQALQANQLDLVSVGRAHLADPHWAYFAAKELGVDKAAWTLPAPYAHWLERYR from the coding sequence ATGTCCGCTTTGTTCCAGCCCTACAGCCTCAAAGACGTCACATTGCGCAACCGTATCGCCGTTCCGCCCATGTGCCAGTACCTGGCCGAGGAAGGCCTGATCAATGACTGGCACCAAGTGCACTACGCCGGCCTGGCCCGCGGCGGCGCCGGGCTGCTGGTGGTCGAAGCCACAGCGGTGGCACCTGAAGGCCGAATCACTCCCGGTTGCGCTGGCATATGGAGTGACGCCCATGCCCAGGCGTTCGTTCCAGTGGTGCAAGCCATCAAGGCCGCCGGCTCCGTACCAGGCATTCAGATTGCCCATGCTGGGCGCAAGGCCAGCGCCAACCGCCCTTGGGAAGGGGACGACCACATCGCGGCTGAAGATGCCCGTGGCTGGGACACCATCGCCCCGTCAGCCGTTGCCTTTGGCGCAAATTTGCCGAAGGTGCCGCGCGAGATGACCCTGGACGACATCGCCCGGGTCAAACAAGACTTCGTCGATGCCGCCCGCCGCGCACGTGATGCCGGTTTCCAGTGGATCGAACTGCACTTCGCCCATGGCTACCTCGGCCAAAGCTTCTTCTCCGAGCATTCCAACCAGCGTACCGATGCCTACGGCGGTAGCTTCGAGAACCGCAGCCGTTTCCTGCTGGAAACGCTGGCGGCGGTACGCGAAGTCTGGCCAGAAAACCTGCCGCTGACCGCGCGCTTCGGTGTGCTGGAGTACGACGGCCGTGACCAGCAGACCCTGGAAGAGTCCATCGAGCTGGCACGCCTATTCAAGGCAGGCGGCCTGGACCTGCTAAGCGTCAGCGTTGGCTTCACCGTGCCTGAAACCAATATCCCGTGGGGCCCGGCGTTCATGGGACCGGTGGCTGAGCGCGTGCGCCGCGAAGCCGGGCTGCCGGTAACCTCGGCTTGGGGCTTTGGTACGCCGCAATTGGCCGAGCAGGCGCTGCAGGCCAACCAGCTGGACTTGGTATCGGTGGGGCGGGCGCACCTGGCCGACCCGCACTGGGCCTACTTCGCTGCCAAAGAGCTAGGCGTGGACAAGGCGGCCTGGACCTTGCCGGCACCCTATGCCCATTGGCTCGAACGCTATCGCTGA